The following proteins come from a genomic window of Anaerobutyricum hallii:
- a CDS encoding gamma carbonic anhydrase family protein — protein sequence MSYIKNADIQGNAWVAPGACVVGNVTLGDESSVWYNAVIRGDMAPIVVGCGSNVQDGTVVHADAGFPCEIGNGTTIGHNAIIHGCTIGHNTVIGMGAIIMNGAKIGSDCIIGAGSLVTQGTVIPDGMLAFGSPAKVVRPLTDEEKKENQTNGISYMLMKNIQKD from the coding sequence ATGAGTTATATTAAAAATGCAGATATTCAGGGAAATGCATGGGTAGCACCCGGTGCATGTGTAGTGGGAAATGTTACATTAGGGGATGAAAGTTCAGTGTGGTACAATGCGGTAATACGTGGAGATATGGCACCGATCGTTGTTGGCTGTGGATCAAATGTACAGGATGGCACAGTTGTTCATGCAGATGCAGGCTTTCCATGCGAGATTGGCAACGGCACAACAATCGGCCATAATGCGATCATTCATGGCTGTACGATCGGTCATAATACAGTGATCGGAATGGGCGCGATTATTATGAACGGTGCGAAAATCGGTTCTGACTGTATCATTGGGGCAGGAAGTCTTGTCACACAGGGAACCGTTATTCCTGATGGAATGTTAGCTTTTGGTTCTCCGGCAAAGGTAGTCCGCCCACTGACCGATGAAGAGAAAAAAGAGAACCAGACAAACGGAATCAGCTATATGTTGATGAAAAATATACAAAAAGATTGA
- a CDS encoding NAD(+) synthase, with protein MKDGFLKVGVASVDVEVANPIHNKEKIMEVMKKADKNGVKLLVFPELVLTAYTCNDLFLQKTLLDEAKKQLFVILEKTKGQDMVTVLGLPLTVNHKLYNCAVFVQGGKILGVVPKHYLPNYSEFYEARHFAPGEEEIKMIRLGGKDVPFGMNLLFCCENMEELVIGCEICEDLWSPLPPSTHHALAGATVICNPSASDETTTKDTYRRNLVSQQSARLVCAYLYSCAGEGESTQDLVYSGHNMIAEYGAILKESRRFQNSYIETEIDLQRLEADRRRMTTFVTEGADKKYERVYFRLKEERTQISRTFERTPFIPSNKADRERRCDEILTIQAMGLKKRLAHTHCQSAVVGISGGLDSTLAVLVTARAFDMLNIPRENIVCVTMPCFGTTDRTYSNAVTLTKKLGASLREIRINKAVEQHFSDIGHNPENHDVTYENSQARERTQILMDIANQTNGMVIGTGDMSELALGWATYNGDHMSMYAVNSSVPKTLVRHLVRYYADTSKEQELKEVLLDILDTPVSPELLPPVDGVISQKTEDLVGPYELHDFFLYYMLRFGFHPEKIFRLTRQAFGEEYDVATCYKWLRTFCWRFFAQHFKRSCLPDGPKVGSIAVSPRGDLRMPSDASSAVWMSELDELKDKLGL; from the coding sequence ATGAAAGACGGCTTTTTAAAAGTCGGAGTGGCATCTGTCGATGTGGAAGTTGCCAATCCGATTCACAATAAAGAAAAGATAATGGAAGTAATGAAAAAGGCAGATAAGAATGGAGTGAAGCTTTTAGTTTTTCCGGAACTTGTGCTTACTGCATATACATGTAATGATCTGTTTTTACAGAAGACATTACTAGATGAAGCAAAGAAACAGCTTTTTGTTATTTTAGAGAAAACAAAGGGGCAGGATATGGTTACTGTTCTAGGTCTTCCGTTAACAGTGAATCACAAGCTTTATAATTGTGCGGTATTTGTGCAGGGAGGGAAGATCTTAGGGGTAGTACCGAAGCATTATCTGCCGAATTATTCGGAGTTTTATGAGGCAAGACACTTTGCTCCGGGAGAAGAAGAGATAAAGATGATTCGTCTTGGTGGAAAGGATGTACCTTTTGGGATGAATCTTTTATTTTGCTGTGAGAATATGGAGGAATTAGTGATCGGCTGTGAAATCTGTGAAGATTTATGGTCTCCTCTGCCGCCATCTACACATCATGCATTAGCTGGTGCAACGGTAATCTGTAATCCGTCAGCCAGTGATGAGACAACGACAAAGGATACGTACCGTCGTAATCTTGTCTCACAGCAGTCTGCGCGGCTTGTCTGTGCCTACCTTTATTCTTGTGCCGGCGAAGGAGAATCTACACAGGATTTAGTATACAGCGGGCATAACATGATTGCAGAGTATGGCGCTATTTTAAAAGAATCAAGAAGATTCCAGAACAGTTATATTGAGACAGAAATCGATCTGCAAAGATTAGAGGCAGATAGAAGAAGGATGACTACCTTTGTGACTGAGGGCGCAGATAAGAAGTATGAGAGAGTGTATTTTAGATTAAAAGAAGAAAGAACCCAGATTAGCCGGACGTTTGAACGCACACCATTTATTCCTTCAAATAAAGCAGACAGAGAAAGACGATGTGATGAGATTCTTACGATTCAGGCAATGGGACTGAAAAAGCGCCTTGCGCATACACATTGCCAGTCTGCGGTTGTCGGAATCAGCGGAGGTCTCGATTCAACACTTGCGGTATTAGTGACAGCGAGGGCATTTGATATGCTGAATATTCCAAGAGAGAACATTGTCTGCGTGACGATGCCTTGTTTCGGGACAACAGACAGAACCTATTCGAATGCGGTAACGCTCACAAAGAAGCTTGGAGCAAGTTTAAGAGAAATACGTATTAATAAAGCAGTAGAACAGCATTTTTCAGATATCGGCCATAATCCGGAGAATCACGATGTGACCTATGAGAATTCACAGGCACGTGAAAGAACCCAGATTCTGATGGATATCGCAAATCAGACGAACGGAATGGTAATTGGAACCGGAGATATGTCCGAGCTTGCACTTGGCTGGGCGACCTATAATGGGGATCATATGTCCATGTATGCAGTGAATTCTTCTGTACCAAAGACTCTCGTAAGACATCTGGTACGGTATTACGCAGATACAAGCAAGGAGCAGGAGCTAAAAGAAGTACTTCTTGATATTTTAGATACTCCAGTAAGTCCGGAACTGCTGCCACCGGTAGATGGTGTGATCTCACAGAAAACAGAAGATTTGGTAGGACCTTACGAACTACATGATTTCTTCTTATATTATATGCTTCGTTTTGGCTTCCATCCGGAAAAGATTTTCCGTCTGACCCGCCAGGCATTTGGAGAAGAATATGATGTGGCCACCTGTTATAAATGGCTTCGTACATTCTGCTGGCGTTTCTTTGCACAGCATTTTAAGAGATCCTGCCTCCCGGATGGCCCAAAGGTTGGTTCGATTGCGGTTTCACCGAGAGGAGATTTGCGAATGCCGAGTGATGCAAGTTCAGCAGTCTGGATGAGCGAATTGGACGAGTTAAAGGATAAGCTGGGGCTGTAA
- the rpoD gene encoding RNA polymerase sigma factor RpoD, whose product MEDTRLVFSNIMEKLLKQAQKNKNVLEYKEVNDAFKNIELTPEKFEWILDYFEKQGVDVLNTNEDEDNDDNFIDDDAEEVEIIDDADILEGVSLEDPVRMYLKEIGNIPLLTAEEEVFLAQRIEKGDEQARKQLIEANLRLVVSIAKKYVGRGMSFLDLIQEGNMGLMKAVEKFDYKKGNKFSTYSTWWIRQAITRGIADTAKTIRVPVHMVETINKTLRTSRMLLQELGREPTNEEIAKKMNMPVAKIDEILKTSRDPVSLDTPIGEEEDSQLGDFIEDESLLSPVDSASFSMLKEELEEAMASLTERERNVIKLRFGLDDGKTRTLEEVGKEFNVTRERIRQIEAKALRKLRHPSRSRKLKDFLE is encoded by the coding sequence ATGGAAGATACAAGATTAGTTTTTTCGAATATTATGGAGAAGCTTCTTAAGCAGGCACAGAAGAATAAGAATGTGTTAGAATATAAGGAAGTTAATGATGCGTTTAAGAACATCGAATTAACTCCTGAGAAGTTTGAGTGGATTCTTGATTATTTTGAAAAACAGGGTGTTGATGTTTTAAATACCAACGAAGATGAAGATAACGATGATAATTTTATAGACGATGATGCAGAGGAAGTAGAGATTATTGACGATGCGGATATTCTTGAAGGTGTAAGCTTAGAGGATCCGGTTCGTATGTATTTAAAAGAGATTGGTAATATTCCTTTGCTTACTGCAGAAGAAGAAGTTTTTCTGGCGCAGCGTATTGAGAAAGGTGATGAGCAGGCGAGAAAGCAGCTGATCGAGGCGAACCTTCGACTGGTTGTCAGCATTGCTAAGAAGTATGTAGGAAGAGGAATGTCTTTCCTTGACCTGATTCAGGAAGGGAATATGGGTCTGATGAAGGCCGTTGAGAAGTTTGATTATAAGAAGGGGAATAAGTTCAGTACATATTCTACCTGGTGGATTCGTCAGGCGATCACAAGAGGTATCGCTGATACAGCGAAGACGATTCGTGTACCGGTACATATGGTAGAGACAATTAATAAAACTCTTCGTACTTCAAGAATGTTACTTCAGGAGCTCGGAAGAGAACCTACGAATGAAGAGATTGCTAAGAAGATGAATATGCCGGTTGCCAAGATTGATGAGATTTTAAAGACATCAAGAGATCCGGTATCCTTAGACACACCGATTGGTGAAGAAGAGGACAGCCAGTTAGGTGACTTCATTGAAGATGAGTCTCTCCTTTCGCCAGTTGATTCCGCATCCTTCTCCATGTTGAAGGAAGAGCTTGAAGAAGCGATGGCTTCTCTTACAGAAAGAGAACGTAATGTAATCAAGCTTCGTTTTGGTCTTGATGATGGCAAGACAAGAACTCTTGAGGAAGTTGGTAAGGAATTTAACGTAACAAGAGAGCGTATCAGACAGATTGAGGCGAAGGCGCTCCGTAAGCTTCGTCATCCAAGCAGAAGCAGAAAGCTTAAGGATTTCCTTGAGTAA
- a CDS encoding YbjQ family protein produces MLLVTTEQIAGRNVEPLGIVEGSSIQTVHAGKDIMNSLKTLVGGELTSYTEMMEKARKLATDKMVKNAQQMGADAVICVRYSSSEVMQGAAEVLVYGTAVRLV; encoded by the coding sequence ATGTTATTAGTTACTACAGAACAGATTGCAGGAAGGAATGTTGAGCCGTTGGGTATTGTGGAAGGTTCTTCGATCCAGACTGTTCATGCAGGGAAGGATATCATGAACAGTTTAAAGACTTTAGTAGGTGGAGAACTGACTTCGTATACGGAGATGATGGAGAAAGCCAGAAAGCTTGCAACAGATAAGATGGTGAAGAATGCACAGCAGATGGGAGCAGATGCAGTAATCTGTGTTCGCTATTCATCCAGTGAAGTGATGCAGGGGGCTGCTGAAGTGTTAGTATATGGTACAGCAGTTAGATTGGTATAG
- the thrC gene encoding threonine synthase produces the protein MDLIYKSTRNNQETATASEAILKGLAGEGGLFVPSYIPKLDKSLKELSAMSYQEVAYEVMKLFMTDFTEEELKHCINSAYDKKFDTESIAELVKKEDAYYLELFHGATIAFKDMALSILPYLMTTSAKKNHVKNEIVILTATSGDTGKAALAGFADVPGTKIIVFYPKHGVSPIQEKQMVTQRGDNTYVIGIEGNFDDAQTGVKKMFSDAALAQEMNEAGYQFSSANSINIGRLVPQVVYYVYSYAALLARGEISEGEQINVVVPTGNFGNILAASYAKEMGIPIAKLICASNENKVLFDFFTTGCYDRNRDFILTSSPSMDILISSNLERLIYQTAGRDAEKNREFMKELNTDGVYTITEEMKEQMKDFYGNYATEEETAQTIKEVYDKTGYIIDTHTAVAAAVYKKYEKETDDKTKTVIASTASPYKFTRSVMNAIDPSYDSKTDFELIDELEKLSGVKVPQAIEDIRSAAVLHDTVCETADMCKEVKKILKIK, from the coding sequence ATGGATTTGATTTATAAAAGTACGAGAAATAATCAGGAAACAGCAACCGCTTCCGAGGCTATTTTAAAAGGACTTGCCGGAGAAGGCGGTCTGTTTGTTCCTTCATATATTCCAAAGCTGGATAAGTCATTAAAAGAACTTTCTGCAATGAGTTACCAGGAAGTAGCTTATGAAGTTATGAAGCTTTTCATGACAGATTTTACAGAAGAAGAATTAAAACACTGTATTAACAGTGCTTACGATAAAAAGTTTGACACAGAAAGTATTGCAGAATTAGTAAAGAAAGAGGATGCCTACTATCTTGAACTTTTCCATGGTGCAACAATCGCATTTAAAGATATGGCACTTTCCATCCTTCCATATTTAATGACAACAAGTGCAAAGAAAAACCACGTAAAGAACGAGATCGTTATTCTTACAGCAACATCCGGCGATACAGGAAAGGCAGCTTTAGCAGGCTTTGCTGATGTACCTGGAACAAAGATCATCGTATTCTATCCAAAACATGGTGTAAGCCCGATCCAGGAAAAACAGATGGTAACACAGCGTGGAGATAATACATACGTTATCGGAATCGAAGGTAACTTTGATGATGCACAGACAGGCGTAAAGAAGATGTTCTCTGATGCAGCCCTTGCACAGGAAATGAACGAAGCAGGATATCAGTTCTCTTCCGCAAACTCTATCAATATTGGCCGTCTTGTTCCACAGGTTGTATACTATGTTTACAGCTACGCAGCATTATTGGCACGTGGAGAGATTTCCGAAGGAGAACAGATCAACGTTGTTGTTCCAACAGGAAACTTTGGAAACATCCTCGCAGCATCCTATGCAAAAGAGATGGGTATCCCGATTGCGAAGTTAATCTGCGCATCCAACGAGAACAAAGTACTTTTTGATTTCTTTACCACAGGATGCTATGACAGAAACAGAGACTTCATCCTCACATCTTCTCCATCCATGGACATCTTAATCTCTAGCAACTTAGAACGTCTCATTTACCAGACAGCAGGAAGAGATGCCGAGAAGAACAGAGAATTCATGAAAGAACTCAACACAGACGGTGTTTATACGATCACCGAAGAAATGAAAGAACAGATGAAAGACTTCTACGGAAACTACGCAACAGAAGAAGAAACAGCACAGACGATTAAAGAAGTTTACGATAAGACAGGTTACATCATCGACACACATACCGCTGTAGCAGCCGCTGTTTATAAAAAGTATGAAAAAGAAACAGACGACAAGACAAAGACAGTGATTGCATCTACAGCAAGTCCATATAAATTTACAAGAAGCGTTATGAATGCAATCGATCCTTCTTATGACAGTAAGACAGATTTCGAACTCATTGACGAATTAGAAAAACTGTCAGGAGTAAAGGTACCACAGGCAATCGAAGATATCCGAAGCGCCGCAGTACTGCATGATACAGTATGCGAAACAGCAGACATGTGTAAAGAAGTAAAGAAGATCTTAAAGATAAAATAA
- a CDS encoding ATP-binding cassette domain-containing protein — protein sequence MLDFQNISIYRKGEKVLDHFNLKAPDGVILALLGEDKEAKSMLLKVASGGEKPEEGQIYMDGISIYEEGRNAYCNFGYMSKEYGFYNLLKVEEYYELFLSLYKVGGRYRSRRIEEVLEMLEMTQYKQTFIGELPIDIFPFLYLGKAILQEPEWLLMDDPFDNMSVTARKKMIGILLSLHEKGTSMIINTSMYPEMMGFITDVVVIEEGKNLTFGPVEEVYAEALCKSPVRMHILAQMEKALEVLKENHLVDRVTVDGDDVIFRFNGGEKEEAELLTDLVASGALIHNYMRDLANIEEIFRR from the coding sequence ATGCTGGATTTTCAAAATATTTCTATTTACAGAAAAGGGGAAAAAGTATTAGATCATTTCAATCTCAAAGCCCCGGATGGAGTGATACTGGCATTGCTTGGAGAGGATAAAGAAGCGAAATCCATGCTTCTAAAGGTAGCTTCCGGTGGAGAAAAGCCGGAAGAAGGACAGATTTATATGGATGGCATCTCTATTTATGAAGAAGGCAGGAATGCTTATTGTAATTTTGGATATATGTCAAAAGAATATGGCTTTTATAATCTTCTGAAGGTGGAAGAGTACTATGAGTTATTTTTATCTTTGTATAAAGTAGGAGGACGTTACCGGAGCAGGCGGATTGAAGAAGTTCTTGAGATGCTTGAGATGACCCAGTATAAACAAACATTTATCGGAGAACTTCCAATAGATATCTTTCCATTTTTATATCTGGGAAAGGCAATCTTGCAGGAACCGGAATGGCTCTTAATGGATGACCCTTTTGACAATATGAGTGTTACAGCAAGAAAAAAGATGATAGGAATTTTGCTGAGTCTGCATGAAAAAGGAACATCCATGATAATCAACACATCCATGTATCCCGAAATGATGGGTTTTATTACAGATGTTGTTGTAATAGAAGAAGGAAAGAACCTGACCTTTGGACCGGTGGAAGAAGTATACGCAGAAGCATTATGTAAAAGTCCAGTGCGGATGCATATTTTAGCCCAGATGGAAAAAGCACTGGAAGTATTAAAAGAAAATCATCTGGTTGACAGGGTGACGGTTGACGGAGATGATGTCATTTTCCGGTTTAACGGCGGAGAGAAAGAAGAAGCAGAGCTTCTGACTGATTTAGTTGCATCCGGTGCATTAATTCACAATTACATGCGGGATCTGGCTAATATAGAAGAAATTTTCCGGAGGTAA
- a CDS encoding sensor histidine kinase, giving the protein MGIYLYETEIIAGEYKKVWGASGQGKMSLGTFTMSQSVALDAWVIVIFTILLLVIYFILISNKFVMYVREIISGVERMKSGDLMEEIPVQGEDEFSEIAASINEMRQNLYETMESQKAVEKTKDELITNVAHDLRTPLTSILGYLDLLTQGDFLTEEQKQKYLGIVSSKAKQLETLVKDLFDYTRYDKNKVKIKKEILDLNLFVPQLVDEFYPSFMDHKLECRTDFYEGALNIEGNGELLARAIGNLISNAIKYGVDGKLVEVHTGLKDKMAFVAIVNYGKIIPAEDLDKIFDKFYRVENSRSLKTGGTGLGLAIAKNIVNLHEGEIWATSDESGTRFQIELPVVQAHVPKAGK; this is encoded by the coding sequence ATGGGAATCTATTTGTATGAGACGGAGATCATAGCTGGCGAATATAAGAAAGTGTGGGGAGCATCCGGGCAGGGAAAGATGAGTTTAGGAACATTTACGATGTCACAGTCTGTGGCGCTTGATGCCTGGGTGATCGTAATATTTACCATATTGCTTCTGGTTATTTATTTTATTTTGATATCGAATAAGTTCGTTATGTATGTCAGGGAGATCATCAGTGGCGTAGAGCGGATGAAGTCGGGAGATCTGATGGAAGAGATTCCTGTGCAGGGAGAGGATGAGTTCTCAGAAATCGCTGCTTCGATTAATGAGATGCGACAGAACCTGTATGAAACGATGGAATCCCAGAAAGCAGTAGAGAAGACGAAAGATGAACTGATTACCAATGTAGCACATGATCTTAGGACACCGCTTACATCGATACTTGGTTATCTTGATCTCCTTACACAAGGAGACTTTCTTACGGAAGAACAAAAGCAGAAGTATCTTGGAATCGTATCATCGAAAGCAAAGCAGTTAGAGACACTTGTAAAAGATTTATTTGATTATACAAGATACGATAAAAACAAAGTAAAGATAAAGAAAGAGATTCTTGATCTGAATCTCTTTGTTCCGCAGTTAGTAGATGAATTTTATCCAAGCTTTATGGACCATAAGTTAGAGTGCCGCACAGACTTTTATGAAGGGGCACTCAATATTGAGGGAAACGGCGAGCTTCTTGCAAGAGCGATCGGTAATCTGATTTCAAATGCAATTAAGTATGGAGTAGATGGAAAGCTTGTAGAAGTGCATACCGGGCTAAAAGATAAGATGGCATTTGTAGCGATCGTTAATTACGGAAAGATTATTCCGGCAGAAGATCTGGATAAGATTTTTGATAAGTTTTACAGAGTAGAGAATTCAAGATCCTTAAAAACAGGCGGAACCGGGCTTGGACTTGCGATAGCCAAAAATATTGTGAATCTTCATGAGGGAGAAATATGGGCAACAAGTGATGAATCCGGAACCAGATTTCAGATTGAGCTTCCGGTCGTGCAGGCGCATGTACCAAAAGCCGGAAAATAA
- a CDS encoding response regulator transcription factor, whose translation MEKNASILVVDDDKEIADLVEIYLVNDGYQVLKASDGEQCLETLKQHPEVRMLILDIMMPGIDGLEVCREIRKTSNIPILILSAKAEDMDKIVGFGTGADDYLTKPFHPLELLARVKSQMKRYTTIQLGEEQEAAGKDEIEIQDLTINKAAHVVKKNGKEIALTPIEFDILYLLASNRDRVFSTDEIFEKVWNEKVYEVNNTVMVHIRRLREKIEDNSRSPKILKTVWGVGYKIEG comes from the coding sequence ATGGAAAAGAATGCTAGTATTCTCGTAGTAGATGATGATAAAGAGATTGCGGATCTCGTGGAGATTTATCTGGTGAATGATGGATATCAGGTATTAAAGGCATCAGATGGGGAACAGTGTTTAGAAACACTGAAGCAGCATCCGGAGGTTCGTATGCTTATTCTTGATATTATGATGCCGGGAATTGACGGATTAGAAGTGTGTCGTGAGATTAGAAAGACCAGTAATATCCCGATTCTTATTTTATCAGCTAAGGCGGAAGATATGGATAAGATTGTTGGCTTTGGTACGGGCGCAGATGATTACCTTACGAAGCCATTTCATCCGTTAGAGCTTCTTGCAAGAGTAAAGTCGCAGATGAAGCGCTATACGACAATACAGTTAGGAGAAGAGCAGGAAGCGGCCGGGAAGGATGAGATCGAGATTCAGGATCTTACGATCAACAAGGCAGCGCACGTAGTGAAAAAGAACGGAAAAGAAATTGCACTGACACCGATTGAATTCGATATTTTATATTTATTAGCATCGAACAGGGACAGAGTATTCAGTACGGATGAGATTTTTGAAAAGGTATGGAACGAGAAAGTTTATGAAGTGAATAATACGGTAATGGTTCATATACGAAGATTACGTGAGAAGATTGAAGATAATTCCAGAAGTCCGAAGATTTTAAAAACAGTATGGGGGGTAGGCTACAAAATTGAAGGTTAA
- the metA gene encoding homoserine O-acetyltransferase MetA, translating into MPIRINTDLPAKKILEHENIFVMDYERSLKQDIRPLKIIIMNLMPTKQETELQLLRSLSNTPLQVDITFLKTETHNAQNESRTHMETFYTIFPEIKQQYFDGLLITGAPVETLDFEEVDYWPELVEIMEWSKTHVTSTFHICWAAQAGLYYHYGVRKELLDEKIFGIFEHRTIHRKTPLVRGFDDVFNAPHSRHSRIVREDVEKNPELTILADSEEAGPFIIIAKEGRQIFVTGHPEYDVMTLDGEYKRDLAKGMDNVPFPKRYYKDDKPELGPVKSWRCHANTLYTNWLNYYVYQMTTYDPLEIQNLK; encoded by the coding sequence ATGCCAATCAGAATAAATACTGATTTGCCGGCAAAAAAAATACTGGAACATGAAAATATTTTCGTAATGGATTATGAACGTTCTTTAAAACAGGATATCCGTCCATTAAAAATTATTATCATGAATCTGATGCCTACAAAGCAGGAAACAGAGCTTCAACTGTTACGGAGTCTTTCGAATACACCGTTACAGGTTGACATTACCTTTTTAAAAACAGAAACACATAATGCGCAGAATGAATCCAGAACCCATATGGAAACTTTTTATACGATTTTTCCTGAAATCAAACAGCAGTATTTTGATGGATTACTTATTACAGGAGCACCTGTAGAAACACTGGATTTTGAAGAAGTAGATTACTGGCCGGAGTTAGTGGAAATTATGGAGTGGTCTAAAACACATGTCACTTCAACCTTCCACATCTGCTGGGCAGCGCAGGCAGGTCTTTACTATCATTATGGTGTGCGTAAGGAACTGTTAGATGAAAAGATATTTGGAATTTTCGAACATCGTACAATTCACAGAAAGACTCCTCTTGTCCGGGGATTTGATGATGTATTTAATGCACCACATTCCAGACATTCCAGGATTGTCAGAGAAGATGTGGAGAAGAATCCGGAACTGACGATTCTGGCAGATTCCGAAGAAGCAGGTCCTTTTATTATCATAGCAAAAGAAGGACGACAGATTTTTGTAACCGGACATCCTGAATACGACGTTATGACACTTGACGGGGAGTATAAGAGAGATCTGGCAAAAGGAATGGATAATGTTCCGTTCCCAAAACGTTATTACAAGGATGATAAGCCGGAATTAGGACCGGTAAAGTCATGGAGATGCCATGCCAATACGTTGTATACGAACTGGCTTAACTACTATGTATACCAGATGACAACTTATGATCCATTAGAGATTCAGAATCTGAAATAG